One part of the Xiphophorus hellerii strain 12219 chromosome 17, Xiphophorus_hellerii-4.1, whole genome shotgun sequence genome encodes these proteins:
- the nrcama gene encoding neuronal cell adhesion molecule a isoform X7, which translates to MDKKQKWTPGLEAVLLILLSHMTAGLEVPLDPKVLEGLPQPPTITLQSPKDYIFDPRENIVIHCEAKGKPHPSFSWTRNGTNFDVEKDSKVLMKPGSGTLVIDISGEKADAYEGTYQCTASNEHGKALSNTIMIRQSRSPLWSKEKNEAILVQKGVSLVLPCRPPAGLPPPVIFWMDNNFQKLPLNKRVSQALNGDLYFSNVLPEDTRSDYICYARFPYTQTIQQKQPISVVVLNSNPEGERRPGFKLPSGSTSNKMVLRGETLELECIAEGLPTPEISWQKDAGKLPSGRAFFSNFNKTLKISDVNEDDAGEYRCTATNKLGSAHHLIKVTVKAAPFWISAPRNLILAPNETGILTCRVNGNPKPKINWFVNGRPIQDVYEENGPKIEEDTVILSNVQSGSSAVFQCNASNEFGYLMANAFVNVLAEAPRVLTLPNQVYRVIMNHPALLDCASFGSPIPTIAWFKDGQTSIRNGDSYVIHENGTLEINVAQPLHSGKYTCTATNNLGFKENDVFLEVKEPTRILTQPTYKKVQRGMSALFECKVKHDKTLMPTMTWLKDNGELPDDQRFEVDDESLIIRDVTDDDAGTYTCVTNTILDQDSASATLTVVEATPPPPIVLEKPDPPTDLELTDQMERSVQLTWIPGDENNSPIQNFLIEYMDLLHQPGVWVNLTEVSGTTTTAQLELSPYIYYTFRVLAQNGVGYSDPSNPSAQYRTNPSAPDENPTNVEGAGTESDNLVISWKPLTGFQSNGPGLQYKVQWRQKDVEDDWASKNVVNDSQLIVSGTPTYVAYEIKVQAFNNYGNAPEPTVVIGYSGEDKPLSAPGSVQVTVPNSTLAEVQWEPVSNPSVRGELQGYRVYYRRVRGQQDQQEEADEQEQILTFSGNRSEGMLPGLQPYSVYDLFIKVFNNKGEGPPSSKKTFETPEGVPDLPSFLSVTDHGLDTLTVKWGPPLSNNGRLTGYTLKYHAVNTTSELGPVKEVTFPANVTTITLTSLNASMLYKFYLKARTRKGPGPEITEEASTAMDTVPSAGPVFGTVNASVSEEGPVISWEYFGHNKILFVEYVVENSDDDWKRESVNGTHSHTIKGLKPGTSYSVRVVARDGAGPAVHKTKEVSVTVPAVPNRQVDIATQGWFIGLMCAIALLILVLLIVCFIKRNKGGKYPVKEKEDAHQDPEIQPMKEDDGTFGEYRSMESDTEDHKPLKGSRTPSNGTVRRDESDDSLVDYGEGGDGQFNEDGSFIGQYSGKKEKDTHEGNESSEAPSPVNAMNSFV; encoded by the exons ATggacaagaaacaaaaatggactCCAGGTCTTGAAGCTGTATTATTGATACTGCTGAGTCACATGACCGCAGGGCTTGAAGTGCCTCTTGATC CTAAAGTACTGGAAGGAT TGCCTCAACCCCCCACCATAACTCTGCAATCCCCAAAGGATTACATCTTTGATCCGCGGGAGAACATCGTCATTCACTGCGAGGCCAAAGGGAAGCCTCATCCCAG CTTTTCATGGACAAGGAACGGCACCAACTTTGATGTGGAGAAGGACTCCAAAGTCCTGATGAAGCCCGGTTCAGGAACGCTGGTCATTGATATCAGTGGAGAAAAGGCTGATGCCTACGAGGGAACATACCAGTGTACAGCTAGCAATGAGCATGGCAAAGCTCTGTCCAACACCATTATGATCAGGCAGTCCA GGTCCCCCTTGTGGTCAAAGGAGAAAAATGAGGCGATTTTGGTGCAGAAGGGGGTTTCTCTCGTGCTTCCATGTCGACCCCCGGCAGGCCTGCCTCCTCCTGTCATTTTTTGGATGGATAACA ACTTCCAGAAGCTGCCGCTGAATAAGCGCGTGTCCCAGGCCCTGAACGGAGACCTATACTTTTCCAACGTTCTCCCAGAAGACACCCGGAGCGATTACATCTGCTACGCTCGTTTTCCATACACGCAGACCATCCAGCAGAAACAGCCCATCTCTGTTGTGGTGCTCAACA GCAATCCAGAGGGGGAGCGTCGCCCCGGTTTCAAGTTGCCGAGCGGCAGTACGAGCAACAAGATGGTTCTGAGAGGAGAGACTCTGGAGCTGGAATGCATTGCTGAGGGATT ACCCACTCCGGAAATTTCATGGCAGAAGGATGCAGGGAAGCTGCCGAGTGGCAGGGCGTTCTTTTCCAACTTCAACAAAACGCTGAAGATTTCTGACGTGAATGAAGACGATGCTGGCGAATACCGCTGCACAGCGACCAACAAGCTGGGCTCTGCACATCACCTAATTAAAGTCACCGTTAAAG CTGCTCCTTTCTGGATCAGTGCTCCCAGAAACCTGATACTGGCTCCGAATGAGACCGGCATCCTAACCTGCCGTGTTAATGGAAATCCCAAGCCAAAAATTAATTGGTTTGTCAATGGACGTCCAATAcagg ATGTTTATGAAGAAAATGGCCCAAAGATAGAGGAGGACACCGTGATTCTCAGCAATGTACAGTCGGGAAGCAGTGCCGTCTTCCAGTGCAATGCATCCAATGAGTTTGGTTACTTGATGGCTAATGCGTTTGTAAATGTGCTGG CCGAAGCACCAAGAGTTCTCACTCTGCCAAACCAAGTGTACCGAGTCATCATGAACCACCCGGCGCTGCTCGACTGCGCCTCCTTTGGCTCACCGATACCAACCATCGCATG GTTTAAAGACGGTCAGACCAGCATAAGGAACGGCGACTCCTATGTGATCCATGAAAACGGCACGCTGGAAATCAATGTGGCTCAGCCTTTACACAGTGGGAAGTACACCTGCACCGCCACCAATAACCTAGGATTTAAAGAGAATGATGTCTTCCTGGAAGTTAAAG AACCCACTCGCATCCTCACCCAGCCGACATACAAAAAGGTGCAGAGAGGAATGAGTGCTCTGTTTGAGTGTAAAGTCAAACACGACAAAACCCTCATGCCCACCATGACATGGCTGAAAGATAACGGAGAACTACCAGACGATCAGAG GTTTGAGGTGGACGATGAGAGTCTGATCATCAGAGATGTGACAGATGATGACGCAGGCACTTACACCTGCGTCACAAACACCATTCTGGATCAGGACTCTGCAAGCGCTACACTGACTGTTGTTG AGGCAACTCCTCCTCCACCAATTGTGTTAG AAAAGCCGGACCCTCCGACAGACCTGGAGCTCACCGACCAGATGGAGAGAAGTGTTCAGCTCACCTGGATCCCCGGAGATGAAAACAACAGTCCAATACAGA actTTTTGATTGAATACATGGATCTACTCCACCAGCCAGGAGTTTGGGTCAACCTCACAGAAGTTTCTGGTACCACCACCACGGCCCAGCTAGAGCTCTCTCCATACATCTACTATACGTTCAGAGTGCTGGCTCAGAATGGCGTCGGCTACAGCGACCCCAGTAACCCCTCGGCACAGTACAGGACCAACCCTTCAG CTCCGGATGAAAATCCAACAAATGTGGAAGGAGCAGGAACCGAGTCCGACAACTTGGTCATCTCTTGGAAG CCCCTCACAGGATTTCAGTCAAATGGTCCGGGACTGCAGTACAAGGTGCAGTGGAGACAAAAGGATGTGGAAGACGACTGGGCCTCGAAGAATGTTGTCAACGATTCCCAGCTCATTGTTTCTGGAACACCAACCTATGTGGCCTACGAAATTAAAGTTCAGGCCTTTAATAACTACGGCAACGCACCTGAGCCCACAGTTGTGATTGGATACTCGGGAGAAGACA AGCCTTTGTCTGCTCCTGGTAGCGTCCAGGTCACCGTTCCTAACAGCACGCTGGCAGAAGTTCAGTGGGAACCGGTATCAAATCCCTCTGTCCGAGGTGAACTGCAAGGATACagg GTGTACTACCGTCGGGTGCGAGGCCAGCAAGACCAACAGGAAGAAGCAGACGAGCAGGAGCAGATTTTAACTTTCAGTGGTAACCGCAGTGAGGGAATGCTGCCGGGGCTTCAGCCTTACAGTGTCTACGACCTTTTCATCAAGGTGTTCAATAACAAAGGAGAAGGACCTCCTAGCTCCAAAAAGACCTTTGAAACCCCCGAAGGAG TACCGGatcttccttcttttctgagCGTGACTGACCACGGTTTGGACACTCTTACGGTAAAATGGGGCCCACCTTTGAGCAACAATGGACGCCTTACAGGATACACTCTCAAATACCATGCTG TTAATACCACAAGTGAACTGGGACCAGTCAAGGAAGTGACCTTTCCAGCCAACGTGACTACCATCACACTGACCAGCCTGAACGCAAGCATGCTCTATAAGTTTTACTTGAAGGCTCGGACAAGAAAAGGCCCTGGCCCGGAAATCACAGAAGAGGCGTCTACAGCCATGGATACAG TGCCTTCTGCTGGGCCTGTGTTCGGAACAGTTAACGCATCTGTGTCAGAGGAAGGCCCAGTGATCAGTTGGGAATACTTTGGACacaataagattttatttgtggaaTATGTTGTAGAGAACA GTGATGATGACTGGAAAAGGGAGTCAGTAAATGGTACACATTCGCATACTATAAAAGGCCTAAAGCCGGGGACGTCCTATTCTGTGCGCGTGGTAGCTAGAGACGGCGCCGGCCCGGCGGTCCACAAGACCAAAGAAGTGTCGGTTACAGTGCCAG CTGTCCCCAACCGGCAGGTAGACATCGCCACGCAGGGCTGGTTTATCGGACTGATGTGCGCCATCGCTCTCCTGATCTTGGTGCTTCTCATCGTATGCTTCATCAAGAGAAACAAAGGTGGCAAATATCCAG ttaaagagaaagaagacGCTCATCAAGACCCAGAGATCCAACCTATGAAGGAGGACGATGGAACATTCGGGGAGTACAG GTCAATGGAGAG TGACACCGAGGACCACAAGCCACTGAAGGGCAGCCGGACACCATCCAACGGGACGGTGCGGCGCGACGAGAGCGACGACAGTTTAGTGGACTACGGGGAGGGCGGGGATGGACAGTTCAACGAGGACGGCTCCTTCATCGGCCAGTACAGCGGCAAGAAGGAGAAGGACACGCACGAGGGCAATGAGAGTTCGGAGGCGCCGTCGCCTGTCAACGCCATGAACTCGTTTGTCTAA
- the nrcama gene encoding neuronal cell adhesion molecule a isoform X6, whose protein sequence is MDKKQKWTPGLEAVLLILLSHMTAGLEVPLDPKVLEGLPQPPTITLQSPKDYIFDPRENIVIHCEAKGKPHPSFSWTRNGTNFDVEKDSKVLMKPGSGTLVIDISGEKADAYEGTYQCTASNEHGKALSNTIMIRQSRSPLWSKEKNEAILVQKGVSLVLPCRPPAGLPPPVIFWMDNNFQKLPLNKRVSQALNGDLYFSNVLPEDTRSDYICYARFPYTQTIQQKQPISVVVLNSNPEGERRPGFKLPSGSTSNKMVLRGETLELECIAEGLPTPEISWQKDAGKLPSGRAFFSNFNKTLKISDVNEDDAGEYRCTATNKLGSAHHLIKVTVKAAPFWISAPRNLILAPNETGILTCRVNGNPKPKINWFVNGRPIQDVYEENGPKIEEDTVILSNVQSGSSAVFQCNASNEFGYLMANAFVNVLAEAPRVLTLPNQVYRVIMNHPALLDCASFGSPIPTIAWFKDGQTSIRNGDSYVIHENGTLEINVAQPLHSGKYTCTATNNLGFKENDVFLEVKEPTRILTQPTYKKVQRGMSALFECKVKHDKTLMPTMTWLKDNGELPDDQRFEVDDESLIIRDVTDDDAGTYTCVTNTILDQDSASATLTVVEATPPPPIVLEKPDPPTDLELTDQMERSVQLTWIPGDENNSPIQNFLIEYMDLLHQPGVWVNLTEVSGTTTTAQLELSPYIYYTFRVLAQNGVGYSDPSNPSAQYRTNPSAPDENPTNVEGAGTESDNLVISWKPLTGFQSNGPGLQYKVQWRQKDVEDDWASKNVVNDSQLIVSGTPTYVAYEIKVQAFNNYGNAPEPTVVIGYSGEDKPLSAPGSVQVTVPNSTLAEVQWEPVSNPSVRGELQGYRVYYRRVRGQQDQQEEADEQEQILTFSGNRSEGMLPGLQPYSVYDLFIKVFNNKGEGPPSSKKTFETPEGVPDLPSFLSVTDHGLDTLTVKWGPPLSNNGRLTGYTLKYHAVNTTSELGPVKEVTFPANVTTITLTSLNASMLYKFYLKARTRKGPGPEITEEASTAMDTALIQPTIQPGKVPSAGPVFGTVNASVSEEGPVISWEYFGHNKILFVEYVVENSDDDWKRESVNGTHSHTIKGLKPGTSYSVRVVARDGAGPAVHKTKEVSVTVPAVPNRQVDIATQGWFIGLMCAIALLILVLLIVCFIKRNKGGKYPVKEKEDAHQDPEIQPMKEDDGTFGEYRSMESDTEDHKPLKGSRTPSNGTVRRDESDDSLVDYGEGGDGQFNEDGSFIGQYSGKKEKDTHEGNESSEAPSPVNAMNSFV, encoded by the exons ATggacaagaaacaaaaatggactCCAGGTCTTGAAGCTGTATTATTGATACTGCTGAGTCACATGACCGCAGGGCTTGAAGTGCCTCTTGATC CTAAAGTACTGGAAGGAT TGCCTCAACCCCCCACCATAACTCTGCAATCCCCAAAGGATTACATCTTTGATCCGCGGGAGAACATCGTCATTCACTGCGAGGCCAAAGGGAAGCCTCATCCCAG CTTTTCATGGACAAGGAACGGCACCAACTTTGATGTGGAGAAGGACTCCAAAGTCCTGATGAAGCCCGGTTCAGGAACGCTGGTCATTGATATCAGTGGAGAAAAGGCTGATGCCTACGAGGGAACATACCAGTGTACAGCTAGCAATGAGCATGGCAAAGCTCTGTCCAACACCATTATGATCAGGCAGTCCA GGTCCCCCTTGTGGTCAAAGGAGAAAAATGAGGCGATTTTGGTGCAGAAGGGGGTTTCTCTCGTGCTTCCATGTCGACCCCCGGCAGGCCTGCCTCCTCCTGTCATTTTTTGGATGGATAACA ACTTCCAGAAGCTGCCGCTGAATAAGCGCGTGTCCCAGGCCCTGAACGGAGACCTATACTTTTCCAACGTTCTCCCAGAAGACACCCGGAGCGATTACATCTGCTACGCTCGTTTTCCATACACGCAGACCATCCAGCAGAAACAGCCCATCTCTGTTGTGGTGCTCAACA GCAATCCAGAGGGGGAGCGTCGCCCCGGTTTCAAGTTGCCGAGCGGCAGTACGAGCAACAAGATGGTTCTGAGAGGAGAGACTCTGGAGCTGGAATGCATTGCTGAGGGATT ACCCACTCCGGAAATTTCATGGCAGAAGGATGCAGGGAAGCTGCCGAGTGGCAGGGCGTTCTTTTCCAACTTCAACAAAACGCTGAAGATTTCTGACGTGAATGAAGACGATGCTGGCGAATACCGCTGCACAGCGACCAACAAGCTGGGCTCTGCACATCACCTAATTAAAGTCACCGTTAAAG CTGCTCCTTTCTGGATCAGTGCTCCCAGAAACCTGATACTGGCTCCGAATGAGACCGGCATCCTAACCTGCCGTGTTAATGGAAATCCCAAGCCAAAAATTAATTGGTTTGTCAATGGACGTCCAATAcagg ATGTTTATGAAGAAAATGGCCCAAAGATAGAGGAGGACACCGTGATTCTCAGCAATGTACAGTCGGGAAGCAGTGCCGTCTTCCAGTGCAATGCATCCAATGAGTTTGGTTACTTGATGGCTAATGCGTTTGTAAATGTGCTGG CCGAAGCACCAAGAGTTCTCACTCTGCCAAACCAAGTGTACCGAGTCATCATGAACCACCCGGCGCTGCTCGACTGCGCCTCCTTTGGCTCACCGATACCAACCATCGCATG GTTTAAAGACGGTCAGACCAGCATAAGGAACGGCGACTCCTATGTGATCCATGAAAACGGCACGCTGGAAATCAATGTGGCTCAGCCTTTACACAGTGGGAAGTACACCTGCACCGCCACCAATAACCTAGGATTTAAAGAGAATGATGTCTTCCTGGAAGTTAAAG AACCCACTCGCATCCTCACCCAGCCGACATACAAAAAGGTGCAGAGAGGAATGAGTGCTCTGTTTGAGTGTAAAGTCAAACACGACAAAACCCTCATGCCCACCATGACATGGCTGAAAGATAACGGAGAACTACCAGACGATCAGAG GTTTGAGGTGGACGATGAGAGTCTGATCATCAGAGATGTGACAGATGATGACGCAGGCACTTACACCTGCGTCACAAACACCATTCTGGATCAGGACTCTGCAAGCGCTACACTGACTGTTGTTG AGGCAACTCCTCCTCCACCAATTGTGTTAG AAAAGCCGGACCCTCCGACAGACCTGGAGCTCACCGACCAGATGGAGAGAAGTGTTCAGCTCACCTGGATCCCCGGAGATGAAAACAACAGTCCAATACAGA actTTTTGATTGAATACATGGATCTACTCCACCAGCCAGGAGTTTGGGTCAACCTCACAGAAGTTTCTGGTACCACCACCACGGCCCAGCTAGAGCTCTCTCCATACATCTACTATACGTTCAGAGTGCTGGCTCAGAATGGCGTCGGCTACAGCGACCCCAGTAACCCCTCGGCACAGTACAGGACCAACCCTTCAG CTCCGGATGAAAATCCAACAAATGTGGAAGGAGCAGGAACCGAGTCCGACAACTTGGTCATCTCTTGGAAG CCCCTCACAGGATTTCAGTCAAATGGTCCGGGACTGCAGTACAAGGTGCAGTGGAGACAAAAGGATGTGGAAGACGACTGGGCCTCGAAGAATGTTGTCAACGATTCCCAGCTCATTGTTTCTGGAACACCAACCTATGTGGCCTACGAAATTAAAGTTCAGGCCTTTAATAACTACGGCAACGCACCTGAGCCCACAGTTGTGATTGGATACTCGGGAGAAGACA AGCCTTTGTCTGCTCCTGGTAGCGTCCAGGTCACCGTTCCTAACAGCACGCTGGCAGAAGTTCAGTGGGAACCGGTATCAAATCCCTCTGTCCGAGGTGAACTGCAAGGATACagg GTGTACTACCGTCGGGTGCGAGGCCAGCAAGACCAACAGGAAGAAGCAGACGAGCAGGAGCAGATTTTAACTTTCAGTGGTAACCGCAGTGAGGGAATGCTGCCGGGGCTTCAGCCTTACAGTGTCTACGACCTTTTCATCAAGGTGTTCAATAACAAAGGAGAAGGACCTCCTAGCTCCAAAAAGACCTTTGAAACCCCCGAAGGAG TACCGGatcttccttcttttctgagCGTGACTGACCACGGTTTGGACACTCTTACGGTAAAATGGGGCCCACCTTTGAGCAACAATGGACGCCTTACAGGATACACTCTCAAATACCATGCTG TTAATACCACAAGTGAACTGGGACCAGTCAAGGAAGTGACCTTTCCAGCCAACGTGACTACCATCACACTGACCAGCCTGAACGCAAGCATGCTCTATAAGTTTTACTTGAAGGCTCGGACAAGAAAAGGCCCTGGCCCGGAAATCACAGAAGAGGCGTCTACAGCCATGGATACAG CTCTTATTCAGCCCACTATACAGCCAGGCAAAG TGCCTTCTGCTGGGCCTGTGTTCGGAACAGTTAACGCATCTGTGTCAGAGGAAGGCCCAGTGATCAGTTGGGAATACTTTGGACacaataagattttatttgtggaaTATGTTGTAGAGAACA GTGATGATGACTGGAAAAGGGAGTCAGTAAATGGTACACATTCGCATACTATAAAAGGCCTAAAGCCGGGGACGTCCTATTCTGTGCGCGTGGTAGCTAGAGACGGCGCCGGCCCGGCGGTCCACAAGACCAAAGAAGTGTCGGTTACAGTGCCAG CTGTCCCCAACCGGCAGGTAGACATCGCCACGCAGGGCTGGTTTATCGGACTGATGTGCGCCATCGCTCTCCTGATCTTGGTGCTTCTCATCGTATGCTTCATCAAGAGAAACAAAGGTGGCAAATATCCAG ttaaagagaaagaagacGCTCATCAAGACCCAGAGATCCAACCTATGAAGGAGGACGATGGAACATTCGGGGAGTACAG GTCAATGGAGAG TGACACCGAGGACCACAAGCCACTGAAGGGCAGCCGGACACCATCCAACGGGACGGTGCGGCGCGACGAGAGCGACGACAGTTTAGTGGACTACGGGGAGGGCGGGGATGGACAGTTCAACGAGGACGGCTCCTTCATCGGCCAGTACAGCGGCAAGAAGGAGAAGGACACGCACGAGGGCAATGAGAGTTCGGAGGCGCCGTCGCCTGTCAACGCCATGAACTCGTTTGTCTAA